The proteins below are encoded in one region of Sphingobacterium sp. R2:
- a CDS encoding transketolase, producing the protein MSADIIKLEQIASQVRRDIVRMVHACQSGHPGGSLGCTDYFVALYFNAMKRNPSFDMDGKGEDLFFLSNGHISPVFYSTLAHAGYFEVSELATFRKINSRLQGHPTTHEGLPGIRIASGSLGQGLSVAIGAAQAKKLNKDNNLVYVLMGDGELQEGQVWEAAMYAPHNKIDNLIATVDYNKAQIDGSTDQVLSLGDLRAKWEAFGWDVMEIAKGNDMNAVVTGLAEAKSRTGKGKPVIILMHTEMGSGVDFMMGSHKWHGVAPSDEQLASALNQLTETLGDY; encoded by the coding sequence ATGAGTGCAGATATTATCAAACTAGAACAAATTGCATCACAGGTAAGACGTGATATCGTACGTATGGTACACGCTTGTCAATCAGGACACCCAGGTGGTTCGTTAGGTTGTACAGATTACTTTGTGGCGCTTTATTTCAATGCAATGAAACGCAATCCTTCCTTTGACATGGATGGAAAAGGAGAAGATCTATTCTTCCTGTCAAATGGACACATCTCTCCTGTATTTTATAGTACATTGGCACATGCGGGATATTTTGAAGTGAGCGAATTAGCAACGTTCAGAAAAATCAATTCCAGACTTCAGGGTCACCCAACAACACACGAGGGCCTTCCGGGCATTCGTATTGCTTCGGGATCTTTGGGCCAAGGATTATCTGTTGCAATTGGTGCCGCACAGGCAAAAAAATTGAATAAAGACAATAATCTAGTTTATGTATTAATGGGTGATGGTGAATTGCAGGAGGGCCAAGTTTGGGAAGCTGCAATGTATGCGCCACACAACAAAATAGACAATTTGATTGCTACTGTTGACTACAACAAAGCGCAAATTGACGGATCTACAGATCAAGTATTATCTCTTGGTGATCTTCGTGCAAAATGGGAAGCTTTTGGCTGGGATGTGATGGAAATTGCTAAAGGCAATGACATGAATGCTGTTGTTACAGGTTTAGCAGAAGCTAAATCACGTACAGGAAAAGGTAAACCAGTCATTATTCTGATGCATACTGAAATGGGTAGCGGTGTTGATTTTATGATGGGTTCTCACAAATGGCATGGTGTTGCGCCAAGTGACGAACAATTGGCGTCGGCGTTGAATCAGCTTACAGAAACTTTAGGAGATTACTAG
- a CDS encoding RNA polymerase sigma factor, whose translation MDDALIIAKFAEESTREEAFRLLLKKYQQKIYWHVRRMVIDHDDADDVVQDIFVKVWKNLGNFREDSQLYTWLYRIATNECITFLNKKKQKQNVSLDDDTTAYLAETLADGNYFNGDKAQMKLQQALLTLPEKQKLVFNMKYFEDMKYEEISEVLGTSVGALKASYHLAVKKIEAFFNNND comes from the coding sequence ATGGATGACGCTTTAATTATAGCAAAATTCGCTGAAGAGAGTACGCGAGAAGAAGCTTTCCGTTTATTGTTGAAGAAATATCAACAGAAGATTTATTGGCATGTGCGAAGAATGGTCATCGATCATGACGATGCGGACGATGTTGTACAGGATATCTTTGTGAAAGTATGGAAGAATCTTGGAAACTTTCGAGAAGACTCTCAACTATATACTTGGCTCTATCGCATTGCAACAAATGAATGCATCACCTTCTTAAATAAGAAAAAACAAAAGCAGAACGTGTCGTTGGATGACGACACGACTGCTTATTTGGCTGAAACACTTGCTGATGGCAACTACTTCAACGGCGACAAAGCTCAAATGAAATTACAACAGGCACTGTTGACCTTGCCGGAGAAACAGAAATTGGTTTTCAATATGAAGTATTTTGAAGACATGAAATATGAAGAGATTTCAGAAGTTCTCGGAACAAGTGTTGGAGCGCTTAAAGCTTCATATCATTTAGCCGTCAAAAAAATTGAAGCTTTTTTTAACAACAATGATTAA
- a CDS encoding transketolase C-terminal domain-containing protein, with translation MKKYTYTESKDTRSGFGAGLLEAGKQDENVVALCADLIGSLKMNDFIKEFPERFFQIGIAEANMMGIAAGLTIGGKIPFTGTFANFSTGRVYDQIRQSIAYSDKNVKIAASHAGLTLGEDGATHQILEDIGLMKMLPGMTVINPCDFNQTKAATIAVAKYEGPVYLRFGRPVVPNFTPADQEFVIGKAILLNEGTDVTIIATGHLVWEAIQAGEKLAELGINAEIINIHTIKPLDEEAILKSVAKTKCVVTAEEHNRLGGLGDSVAQVLTRELPTPQEYVAVNDSFGESGTPAQLMEKYGLNAAAIVAAAQKVIKRK, from the coding sequence ATGAAAAAATATACTTATACAGAGTCAAAAGATACACGTTCAGGATTCGGAGCGGGCTTATTGGAAGCGGGAAAGCAAGATGAAAATGTGGTTGCGTTATGTGCCGATTTGATTGGTTCATTAAAAATGAACGATTTTATTAAAGAGTTTCCAGAGCGCTTTTTCCAAATCGGTATTGCGGAAGCAAATATGATGGGTATTGCAGCCGGGTTGACTATTGGCGGTAAAATCCCATTCACGGGTACGTTTGCAAATTTCTCTACTGGCCGTGTTTACGATCAAATTCGCCAATCGATCGCATACTCTGACAAAAATGTAAAAATTGCTGCATCGCATGCGGGCTTGACATTGGGTGAAGATGGTGCAACTCACCAAATCTTAGAAGATATTGGTTTGATGAAAATGCTACCAGGAATGACGGTGATCAATCCTTGCGATTTTAATCAAACAAAAGCGGCTACTATTGCAGTAGCTAAATACGAAGGTCCAGTTTATTTGCGTTTTGGCCGTCCTGTGGTTCCTAACTTCACTCCTGCTGATCAAGAATTTGTGATCGGTAAGGCAATATTATTAAATGAAGGAACGGATGTTACGATTATTGCTACAGGTCATCTTGTATGGGAAGCTATCCAAGCTGGTGAGAAATTGGCGGAATTAGGCATTAACGCCGAAATTATCAATATCCATACTATCAAACCTTTGGATGAGGAGGCTATTTTGAAATCTGTTGCCAAAACGAAATGTGTGGTAACGGCAGAAGAGCATAATCGTCTTGGTGGTTTAGGTGATAGCGTGGCTCAGGTACTAACAAGGGAGTTACCTACTCCACAAGAGTATGTTGCTGTCAATGACAGTTTTGGGGAATCAGGTACTCCTGCTCAATTGATGGAGAAATACGGTTTGAATGCAGCGGCTATTGTTGCAGCGGCTCAAAAAGTAATCAAAAGAAAATAA